The following proteins are encoded in a genomic region of Streptococcus equi subsp. equi:
- the penA_2 gene encoding penicillin-binding protein 2b produces the protein MTEAFGQFDNYTTMQLAQYVSTIANGGSRLAPHIVEGIYQDNDQSGPGKLSKAIETTLLNKVHLAADSLAIIQDGFYQVVNSGSGYATGRALAGGPVTISAKTGTAETYAKDKNGQALSTFNLNVVAYGPSASPQIAVAVMYPHATDSLAKAHQYVAKDIINLYMKMYKNQ, from the coding sequence TTGACAGAGGCCTTTGGTCAGTTTGATAACTATACAACCATGCAACTGGCCCAATATGTCTCAACTATTGCTAATGGCGGCAGTCGCCTTGCGCCTCACATTGTAGAAGGCATTTATCAGGATAATGACCAGTCAGGACCAGGTAAGCTAAGTAAGGCTATTGAGACTACCTTGTTAAACAAGGTGCACTTAGCTGCTGATAGTTTAGCGATTATTCAGGACGGTTTTTATCAGGTGGTCAATAGCGGTAGTGGCTATGCTACAGGTAGGGCTCTTGCAGGAGGTCCTGTTACCATTAGTGCTAAAACCGGTACCGCAGAAACCTATGCTAAGGATAAAAATGGTCAGGCTTTATCTACCTTTAACTTGAATGTTGTTGCCTATGGTCCGAGTGCTAGTCCTCAAATTGCTGTTGCTGTCATGTATCCTCATGCGACAGACTCTCTAGCCAAGGCACATCAATACGTGGCTAAGGATATCATTAATTTGTACATGAAGATGTATAAAAACCAATAA
- the recR gene encoding recombination protein, with protein sequence MLYPIPIAKLIESYSKLPGIGVKTATRLAFYTIGMSDEDVNDFAKNLLAAKRELTYCSICGNLTDDDPCHICTDSSRDKEIILVVEDSKDVSAMEKIQEYHGYYHVLHGLISPMNGVGPDDINLKSLITRLMAGEATEVIVATNATADGEATAMYISRLLKPAGIKVTRLARGLAVGSDIEYADEVTLLRAIENRTEL encoded by the coding sequence GTGCTTTACCCTATACCAATCGCAAAATTAATTGAAAGCTATTCTAAATTACCAGGGATTGGTGTTAAAACAGCGACAAGATTGGCTTTTTACACCATTGGAATGTCTGATGAGGATGTGAATGATTTTGCCAAAAATTTATTAGCAGCTAAGCGAGAATTAACCTATTGCTCTATCTGTGGCAATTTGACAGATGATGATCCCTGCCATATTTGCACAGATAGCAGTCGGGATAAAGAGATCATTTTAGTTGTTGAGGATTCCAAGGACGTTTCTGCCATGGAAAAAATTCAAGAATATCATGGCTATTACCATGTGCTGCATGGCTTGATTTCTCCCATGAATGGGGTTGGCCCAGATGACATCAATCTAAAGAGCCTAATCACGCGTTTGATGGCTGGAGAGGCAACAGAGGTCATTGTTGCAACGAATGCCACAGCAGATGGAGAGGCGACTGCGATGTACATCTCACGTCTCCTAAAGCCTGCTGGTATCAAGGTGACGCGATTGGCTAGAGGCTTGGCAGTAGGATCAGACATTGAATATGCTGATGAGGTAACCCTGCTGCGAGCGATTGAAAATCGGACAGAATTATAG
- the ddl gene encoding D-alanyl-alanine synthetase A, with product MSKQTLILLYGGRSAEREVSVLSAESVMRAVDYTKFFVKTYFISQTGQFIKTQEFSSRPTLTERLMTNDTIRLEQQIRPSDIYEEGAVVFPVLHGPMGEDGSIQGFLEVLKMPYVGTNILSSSVAMDKITTKRVLESAGIPQVAYTVYIEGQDLDRCLAETEAVLSYPVFVKPANMGSSVGISKAESEEELRAAILLALTYDSRILIEQGVLAREIEVGLLGNTDVKSTLPGEVVKNVDFYDYQAKYIDNEITMAIPAAIDESAMTSMRTYAETAFKAIGACGLSRCDFFLGQDGQIYLNELNTMPGFTQWSMYPLLWEHMGLSYAELIEELVRLAQEMFEKREGHLI from the coding sequence ATGTCTAAACAAACCTTAATTTTATTATACGGAGGGCGTTCGGCAGAGCGTGAAGTATCAGTGCTTTCAGCTGAGAGCGTGATGAGAGCAGTTGATTACACCAAATTTTTTGTTAAAACCTATTTTATCAGCCAGACAGGTCAGTTTATCAAGACACAGGAATTCTCTAGTCGGCCGACCTTAACAGAAAGGCTGATGACCAACGACACTATTAGGCTAGAGCAGCAGATAAGGCCTAGTGATATCTACGAGGAGGGGGCTGTTGTTTTTCCAGTCTTGCATGGCCCTATGGGAGAGGACGGTTCTATTCAAGGCTTTTTAGAGGTGCTAAAAATGCCTTATGTGGGAACTAATATCCTCTCATCAAGTGTTGCAATGGATAAGATTACCACCAAAAGGGTCCTAGAGTCAGCTGGTATCCCACAGGTTGCTTATACCGTTTATATTGAGGGGCAGGATTTAGACAGGTGTCTGGCAGAGACTGAGGCAGTCTTAAGCTACCCTGTGTTTGTTAAGCCGGCCAATATGGGCTCATCTGTTGGTATTTCTAAGGCAGAATCAGAGGAGGAGTTGCGTGCAGCTATCCTGTTGGCCTTGACGTATGACAGTCGTATCCTGATTGAGCAAGGGGTTTTGGCAAGAGAGATTGAGGTTGGACTGCTTGGTAATACCGATGTCAAATCAACCCTTCCAGGAGAGGTAGTCAAGAATGTTGACTTTTATGATTATCAGGCCAAATACATTGATAATGAGATCACAATGGCTATTCCGGCAGCTATTGACGAATCAGCTATGACAAGCATGCGTACCTACGCAGAAACAGCCTTTAAGGCTATTGGTGCTTGTGGCCTGTCGCGTTGTGATTTCTTCCTTGGTCAGGACGGTCAGATCTACCTCAATGAATTAAATACCATGCCTGGCTTTACGCAGTGGTCCATGTATCCCTTGCTCTGGGAGCATATGGGACTGAGCTATGCTGAGCTTATTGAGGAGCTAGTCAGATTAGCACAGGAAATGTTTGAAAAGCGTGAAGGGCATTTAATATAA